In one window of Tenacibaculum mesophilum DNA:
- a CDS encoding efflux RND transporter permease subunit — MKEGIAGKIAKGFIGSKLTILLMVVFMVIGVYSSFFIPREEEPQIDVPMADIFVGYPGASPTEVESRVIKPLEKIISNIKGIEYVYSTSMKEQGMVIVQFYVGEDIERSFVKLYNEINKHMDQMPKGVTMPLVKTRAIDDVPMLGLTLWSENYDDYQLKQLAQELTNEIEKVNDVAITQKIGGRNREVRVVVDKDKLAASGLDFLSVTEMLKASNQQLSAGSYDKNDTEFLVTTGKFLQSAEDVKNLVVGVQQNQPIYLKQVANVLDGPEIPKNYVSFGYGQASSNVSTYQSEYPAVTISVAKRKGADAMQIADVILAKVDHLRTNLIPNDVHVEITRNYGETASQKVSELLLHLIGAIIAVTLVVMLAMGWRGGLVVFLSVPITFALTLLSYYMLDYTLNRITLFALVFVTGIVVDDSIIIAENMHRHFKMKRLPFKQAALYAINEVGNPTILATFTVIASVLPMAFVSGLMGPYMSPMPIGASIAMILSLFVALTITPYLGYIFLREKDKHDTEETFEGNETKAMQSTLIYKLYEKFERPLIENKTKRWAFLGITIALLLGSMSLFFTKSVAVKMLPFDNKNEFQVVIDMPEGTTLERTDAVTKEIAQYLATRPEVVNYQSYVGTSAPITFNGLVRHYDLRGGSNMADIQVNLTDKHDRSEQSHDIAKLFRPEIQAIAAKFNANVKLVEVPPGPPVLSTIVAEVYGPDYEKQIEIANEVQNILHNTTDVVDIDWMVEDNQTEYEFVIDKEKAMLYGVAPQQIAYTLNMALSNKAVSTLYDEDASNQVGIVFALDEKEKSSVQDIAQLQIKSQHGNLVSISDLVSVEEKNSAKSIYRKNQKRVVYVMADMAGELESPAYAILGMEEKLKEIPLPKGYKLNELYIKQPDFEDDYTVKWDGEWQITLEVFRDLGIAFLGVIIIIYMLIVGWFQNFKAPIVMMVAIPLSMVGIILGHWMMDAYFTATSFIGMIALAGIMVRNSVLLIDFVNLRLAEGVPLKQAVIEAGAVRTTPILLTAGTVVIGAFVILFDPIFQGLAISLMGGTITATVLTLLVVPLVYYLIERKNYK, encoded by the coding sequence ATGAAAGAAGGTATAGCAGGAAAAATAGCCAAAGGGTTTATAGGCTCTAAACTTACCATACTATTAATGGTCGTGTTTATGGTAATTGGTGTGTATAGTTCTTTTTTTATTCCGAGAGAAGAAGAACCACAGATTGATGTGCCTATGGCTGACATCTTTGTAGGATATCCAGGTGCGAGCCCTACAGAAGTAGAATCGAGAGTTATCAAACCCTTAGAAAAAATAATTTCGAACATCAAAGGAATAGAGTACGTATACTCTACTTCAATGAAAGAACAAGGAATGGTGATTGTTCAGTTTTATGTTGGTGAAGACATAGAGCGCTCGTTTGTAAAACTATACAATGAGATTAACAAACATATGGATCAAATGCCGAAAGGTGTTACGATGCCTTTGGTAAAAACACGCGCGATTGACGATGTACCTATGTTAGGGTTGACATTATGGAGTGAAAACTACGACGATTATCAGTTAAAGCAACTCGCACAAGAGCTTACTAACGAAATTGAAAAAGTAAACGATGTTGCGATTACTCAAAAAATTGGAGGTAGAAATCGTGAGGTTCGTGTGGTAGTAGACAAAGATAAATTAGCTGCAAGTGGATTAGACTTTCTATCGGTTACTGAAATGTTAAAAGCCAGCAATCAGCAGCTAAGTGCGGGGAGTTATGATAAAAACGATACCGAGTTTTTAGTAACTACAGGAAAGTTTTTACAATCTGCTGAAGATGTTAAAAACTTAGTGGTTGGTGTACAACAAAATCAACCGATTTATTTAAAACAAGTTGCGAACGTACTAGACGGACCAGAAATTCCTAAAAACTATGTAAGTTTTGGTTATGGACAAGCAAGTAGTAATGTTTCAACGTATCAATCAGAATACCCAGCAGTAACCATTTCGGTAGCAAAACGAAAAGGAGCGGATGCTATGCAAATTGCCGATGTAATTTTAGCGAAGGTTGATCATTTACGTACCAACTTAATTCCTAATGATGTACATGTTGAAATTACCCGTAACTATGGTGAAACAGCATCACAAAAAGTATCAGAATTATTATTACACTTAATCGGTGCAATTATCGCTGTAACCTTAGTGGTAATGTTAGCCATGGGTTGGCGTGGTGGTTTAGTGGTATTCTTATCGGTTCCCATCACCTTTGCACTTACCTTACTAAGTTACTACATGTTAGATTATACCTTAAACCGAATTACCTTGTTCGCCTTGGTATTCGTAACGGGTATTGTGGTAGATGACTCCATTATTATTGCTGAAAATATGCACAGGCATTTTAAAATGAAGCGACTACCGTTTAAGCAAGCTGCCTTGTACGCTATTAATGAAGTAGGAAACCCAACTATATTAGCCACCTTTACCGTAATTGCTTCGGTATTACCCATGGCATTCGTTTCTGGATTGATGGGACCTTATATGAGTCCGATGCCAATTGGAGCTTCTATCGCTATGATTTTATCACTATTTGTTGCCCTAACGATTACTCCATATTTAGGATATATTTTCTTACGTGAAAAAGACAAGCACGATACTGAAGAAACCTTTGAAGGAAACGAAACCAAAGCAATGCAAAGCACGCTAATCTATAAATTATATGAGAAGTTCGAGCGTCCGCTTATTGAAAATAAAACCAAACGTTGGGCATTCTTAGGAATCACTATTGCTCTACTGCTAGGTTCTATGTCGTTATTCTTTACCAAATCAGTCGCTGTAAAAATGTTGCCTTTTGATAACAAAAACGAATTTCAAGTAGTCATTGACATGCCTGAAGGTACTACTTTAGAACGTACCGATGCGGTAACTAAAGAAATTGCACAATACCTAGCTACACGACCAGAAGTGGTAAACTACCAAAGTTATGTAGGTACCTCTGCTCCAATTACCTTTAACGGATTGGTTCGTCATTACGACTTACGCGGGGGTAGCAATATGGCGGATATTCAAGTTAACTTAACTGATAAACATGATAGAAGTGAACAAAGTCATGATATTGCAAAATTGTTCAGACCAGAAATTCAAGCTATTGCAGCTAAATTTAATGCCAATGTAAAATTAGTAGAAGTTCCACCTGGACCTCCTGTATTATCAACTATTGTTGCAGAAGTGTACGGTCCAGATTATGAAAAGCAAATTGAAATTGCCAACGAAGTTCAAAATATCTTACACAATACAACCGATGTAGTAGATATCGATTGGATGGTAGAAGACAATCAAACTGAATATGAGTTTGTAATTGACAAAGAAAAAGCGATGCTATACGGTGTAGCACCTCAGCAAATTGCTTATACGTTAAACATGGCATTATCCAACAAAGCAGTTTCAACCTTGTATGATGAAGACGCCTCTAATCAAGTAGGAATTGTGTTTGCTTTGGATGAAAAAGAGAAGTCTTCTGTGCAAGATATTGCTCAGTTACAAATTAAATCGCAACATGGCAACCTAGTTTCTATAAGTGATTTAGTTTCTGTGGAAGAAAAAAACAGTGCAAAAAGTATTTACAGAAAGAATCAAAAACGTGTAGTATATGTTATGGCTGATATGGCTGGTGAGCTAGAAAGTCCTGCCTATGCTATTTTAGGAATGGAAGAAAAGTTGAAAGAAATTCCACTTCCAAAGGGATATAAATTGAACGAATTATACATTAAACAACCCGATTTTGAAGATGATTACACCGTAAAATGGGATGGTGAATGGCAAATTACCTTAGAGGTGTTTAGAGATTTAGGAATTGCCTTTTTAGGAGTTATCATCATTATTTATATGTTAATTGTAGGATGGTTCCAAAACTTTAAAGCTCCAATAGTAATGATGGTTGCCATTCCCTTATCAATGGTAGGAATTATTTTAGGACACTGGATGATGGATGCTTACTTTACTGCAACTTCATTTATTGGAATGATTGCCCTCGCAGGAATTATGGTACGAAACTCCGTCTTACTTATTGACTTTGTCAACTTACGTTTAGCAGAAGGAGTTCCGCTAAAGCAAGCTGTGATTGAAGCTGGTGCAGTACGTACCACTCCTATCCTATTAACAGCAGGTACGGTAGTTATTGGCGCATTTGTAATCTTATTCGACCCTATTTTTCAAGGGTTAGCCATCTCTTTAATGGGAGGAACCATTACAGCTACAGTACTTACCTTGTTGGTAGTGCCTTTGGTATATTATTTAATTGAACGTAAAAATTATAAATAA
- a CDS encoding YgaP family membrane protein gives MKNRIVRGIAGTFILISLILAIKVNSNWLWFTAFVGANLLQSSLTKWCLLDDILTKVFKVKD, from the coding sequence ATGAAAAATAGAATTGTACGTGGTATTGCTGGAACTTTTATACTTATTAGTTTAATCCTAGCAATTAAAGTAAATAGTAATTGGTTATGGTTCACTGCGTTTGTAGGAGCCAACTTATTACAATCATCATTAACCAAATGGTGTTTACTAGATGATATTTTAACCAAGGTTTTTAAAGTAAAAGATTAA